In one Leptospiraceae bacterium genomic region, the following are encoded:
- a CDS encoding TonB-dependent receptor, translating into MKQMNSFAKGNKDKNSSEKQEEGSPEEEVRKIQNRISYPPEALEQGLESDCEWMVKVNDRRMVGELKNLRPCRYKVFEQTFLSVIYTWKFNLPSGTILKIPISFEIEER; encoded by the coding sequence ATGAAACAAATGAATTCTTTCGCTAAAGGAAATAAGGATAAAAACTCTTCGGAAAAACAAGAGGAAGGAAGTCCGGAAGAGGAGGTTCGGAAAATTCAAAACAGAATTTCTTATCCTCCGGAAGCCCTTGAGCAGGGACTGGAATCAGACTGCGAATGGATGGTGAAAGTAAACGACAGAAGAATGGTTGGAGAATTGAAGAATCTTCGGCCCTGTCGTTATAAGGTGTTTGAACAAACGTTTCTATCTGTTATTTATACCTGGAAGTTTAATTTACCTTCGGGAACTATTTTAAAAATCCCCATAAGTTTTGAAATCGAAGAGAGGTAG
- a CDS encoding KpsF/GutQ family sugar-phosphate isomerase codes for MDEIFKKIQKAIHIEIEALEHFHRNLSPEVSRAIEMILQSSGKLILTGVGKSGDIAKKISSTLSSTGTSSVFLHPTDAVHGDAGVIQANDIVMAIGKSGESDELVFLIQTVKKIGAKVISITANPESRLAHQSDITLVTPVLMEACPYDLAPTSSTTIALVLGDAMAMTLMELKNFKEDNFALYHPSGRLGKRLSLQLSDVMRKAEKLAYVYPDAELEDIINEISQKFMGATAVVDEHMKLLGFITDFDIRKCIQKGNLKADLKAREIMTLNPISFPIEGKAYDVLLEMEGRERPISVAPVIDSEGKLAGIVLLHDLLQYGLK; via the coding sequence ATGGACGAAATTTTTAAAAAAATTCAGAAAGCAATTCATATCGAGATCGAGGCCCTGGAACATTTTCATCGTAATTTAAGTCCCGAAGTAAGCCGGGCCATTGAAATGATTCTTCAGTCTTCCGGAAAGCTTATTTTGACAGGAGTAGGAAAGTCCGGAGATATTGCTAAAAAAATTTCCTCAACTCTTTCTTCTACCGGTACCAGCTCGGTTTTTTTGCATCCAACTGACGCTGTACATGGAGACGCCGGTGTTATCCAGGCCAATGATATTGTAATGGCTATTGGAAAAAGTGGAGAAAGCGACGAACTTGTATTTTTAATTCAAACGGTTAAAAAGATTGGAGCAAAGGTTATTTCGATTACTGCTAACCCGGAATCACGTCTTGCCCACCAATCAGATATTACTCTGGTTACACCTGTATTAATGGAAGCCTGCCCCTATGATCTGGCTCCGACCTCCAGCACAACTATTGCCCTCGTTCTTGGGGATGCAATGGCTATGACTTTAATGGAGTTGAAAAATTTTAAAGAAGACAATTTTGCTCTCTATCACCCTTCCGGAAGGTTGGGAAAACGCCTGAGTTTACAACTGTCTGATGTTATGAGAAAAGCGGAAAAGCTGGCTTATGTATATCCGGATGCAGAATTAGAAGACATTATAAATGAAATCTCTCAAAAGTTTATGGGAGCAACTGCGGTAGTTGATGAGCATATGAAACTTTTAGGTTTCATTACAGATTTTGATATTAGAAAATGTATTCAAAAAGGAAACCTGAAAGCAGACTTAAAAGCCAGAGAAATCATGACCTTGAACCCTATTTCTTTTCCTATTGAAGGGAAAGCTTATGATGTTCTTCTTGAAATGGAAGGGAGGGAAAGACCTATTTCTGTGGCACCGGTTATTGACAGTGAAGGAAAACTTGCCGGAATTGTTTTACTGCACGATCTTTTACAGTATGGATTGAAATAA
- a CDS encoding adenylate/guanylate cyclase domain-containing protein produces MIVGNIGSSQRMEYTAIGDTVNTASRLESYTKTVGAEIIISEETKKHLNGEFVLEDIGDISLKGKSKQIRGYRVIL; encoded by the coding sequence GTGATTGTCGGAAATATAGGCTCTTCTCAAAGAATGGAATATACAGCGATTGGTGATACCGTCAATACAGCTTCCCGTCTCGAAAGCTATACAAAAACGGTAGGAGCTGAAATCATTATTTCCGAAGAAACAAAGAAACACCTGAACGGAGAATTCGTCCTGGAGGATATTGGTGATATTTCATTGAAAGGAAAATCCAAACAGATAAGAGGATACAGGGTAATTCTTTAA
- a CDS encoding DUF2147 domain-containing protein, translating into MKKIFGVAILSATFFLTNSVFANSCWKTIGDEGEDKGKAKSYVELDEAAGTGTIKKLLTDPTAKCTACKGSKKNKPIQGMQIISGMKMGDKAGSILDPKSGKTYKLKIWKEGGNLKVRGYLGFFYRTQTWLPAEGNCN; encoded by the coding sequence ATGAAGAAAATTTTTGGAGTTGCGATACTAAGTGCTACTTTTTTCCTTACAAACTCGGTTTTCGCGAATTCTTGCTGGAAAACGATTGGTGACGAAGGTGAAGACAAAGGAAAAGCCAAATCTTATGTTGAACTTGATGAGGCAGCTGGTACAGGAACTATTAAAAAATTACTAACAGATCCAACAGCTAAATGTACAGCCTGTAAGGGAAGTAAAAAAAATAAGCCCATTCAAGGAATGCAAATTATTAGCGGAATGAAAATGGGTGATAAAGCAGGTAGTATCCTGGATCCAAAATCCGGTAAAACCTATAAACTAAAAATATGGAAAGAAGGTGGTAATTTAAAAGTTAGAGGTTACCTTGGCTTTTTCTACAGAACCCAGACCTGGCTTCCTGCAGAAGGTAATTGCAATTAA